In one Fluviispira vulneris genomic region, the following are encoded:
- a CDS encoding chemotaxis protein CheA, producing the protein MDFKDELLQTFIEESTDIIERIRKKLENFQESSNKQERFQDILRAIHTIKGNSGTLNFFKIKSITHELESSLLVYKDKEDEIPRKILDDIFKYSDFLENEIINNNLEINNTSDNTSNETFHIFSQEEVPHPKVQDNLNSEKNIDFSKEKTVKEKIENKATNSSNEIIRVTAEKVQQNFDIISEIFLIRNQMKYLVDLHYLKKIESDSFFQNWDFLDNSLRKCIGELEQIALSMRMMPIKTLLRRMEKAVRSYLDEHNDKEIIVQIDGEDIEIDKKILDSLAEPLIHLTRNAMDHGIETIVERKSLNKPPKAIIKLSVQIIANEAIIKVSDDGRGIDEQKVLNSAIKKGMDVKNISSKDEILNLIFLPGFSTAEKISDISGRGIGLEAVKSYVESLGGNLSIKTEINRGTDFILRLPLGMSVVPVIIAKANGYQFAILNNDVFELKNVLPNEIVKNGSESYYKRGNDFIKCFNIEDYLYSHLKKDKEIFNYKEKIPLCIISYAGKIAAVQVGEFISNAEIVVKEYPSISPELPYISGVSILATGESTFVISLTKLCDRITKKSFGKNLGQWCQNE; encoded by the coding sequence ATGGATTTTAAAGACGAATTGCTCCAAACATTTATAGAAGAATCTACGGATATAATCGAAAGGATACGGAAAAAACTTGAAAATTTTCAAGAATCATCGAATAAACAAGAAAGGTTTCAAGATATTTTGAGAGCAATTCATACAATTAAAGGAAATTCCGGTACTCTCAATTTTTTTAAAATAAAATCGATTACTCATGAACTTGAAAGCAGTCTTCTTGTTTATAAAGATAAAGAAGACGAAATCCCTAGGAAAATACTCGATGATATTTTCAAATACTCAGACTTCTTAGAGAATGAAATTATAAACAATAATCTTGAAATAAATAATACTTCAGATAACACTTCAAATGAGACATTTCACATTTTCTCCCAAGAAGAAGTACCTCATCCGAAAGTACAAGATAATTTGAATTCTGAAAAAAATATTGATTTTTCTAAAGAGAAAACTGTAAAAGAAAAAATTGAAAATAAAGCTACAAATTCATCAAATGAAATAATAAGAGTCACAGCTGAAAAAGTTCAACAAAATTTTGATATCATATCAGAAATATTTTTAATCAGAAATCAAATGAAATACCTAGTAGATCTGCATTATTTGAAAAAAATAGAGAGTGATTCTTTTTTTCAAAACTGGGATTTTTTAGATAACTCTCTTCGCAAATGCATTGGCGAACTTGAACAAATAGCGTTGTCTATGCGAATGATGCCAATCAAAACACTTTTACGGAGAATGGAAAAAGCTGTTAGAAGTTATTTAGATGAGCATAATGATAAAGAAATCATCGTACAAATCGATGGTGAAGATATAGAAATTGATAAGAAAATACTTGATTCCTTAGCAGAACCTCTTATTCACTTAACAAGAAATGCAATGGATCATGGCATTGAAACAATTGTAGAGCGTAAATCTTTAAATAAGCCACCCAAAGCAATTATAAAGCTATCTGTGCAAATTATTGCAAATGAAGCAATTATAAAAGTCAGCGACGATGGAAGAGGAATTGATGAACAAAAAGTCTTAAATTCTGCAATTAAGAAAGGAATGGATGTTAAAAATATTTCTTCTAAAGATGAAATATTAAATTTAATATTTTTACCAGGATTCAGTACAGCAGAAAAGATCAGCGATATTTCAGGAAGAGGAATAGGACTCGAAGCTGTTAAAAGCTATGTTGAAAGCCTAGGTGGCAATCTCTCAATAAAAACTGAAATTAATAGGGGAACAGATTTTATTTTAAGATTGCCTCTTGGAATGTCTGTTGTACCTGTGATAATAGCCAAAGCAAATGGTTATCAATTTGCTATTTTAAATAATGATGTATTTGAGCTTAAAAATGTTTTACCAAATGAAATCGTGAAAAATGGAAGTGAGTCCTATTATAAACGTGGAAATGATTTTATTAAATGCTTTAATATAGAAGATTATTTATATAGTCACTTAAAAAAAGACAAAGAAATATTCAATTATAAAGAAAAAATTCCTTTATGCATTATAAGCTACGCTGGAAAAATTGCTGCTGTTCAAGTAGGTGAGTTTATCTCGAATGCAGAAATTGTCGTGAAAGAATATCCATCAATTTCTCCTGAACTACCATATATTTCTGGTGTTTCTATCTTGGCTACAGGGGAGTCTACCTTTGTTATTTCACTCACTAAATTATGCGATAGAATCACAAAAAAGTCTTTTGGCAAAAATTTAGGCCAATGGTGTCAAAATGAATAA
- a CDS encoding methyl-accepting chemotaxis protein, with protein sequence MNYELFKAKMDKISTSFNASANNVNELSISLEKIEKIIFMIRDISTKTDLLSLNASIEAVRAGQTGKGFAVVADEVARLAEKTQESISDIESAVDSFKDGFDELKSFFNNTKEIIKEISEQSNVS encoded by the coding sequence ATGAATTATGAATTATTCAAAGCTAAAATGGATAAAATTTCAACAAGCTTCAATGCTTCAGCTAATAATGTAAATGAATTATCTATTTCTCTCGAAAAAATTGAAAAAATTATTTTTATGATCAGAGATATATCAACTAAAACAGATCTTTTATCTTTAAATGCTTCGATTGAAGCTGTTCGTGCAGGGCAAACTGGGAAGGGCTTTGCAGTTGTCGCAGATGAAGTTGCAAGATTAGCAGAAAAGACCCAGGAGTCTATTTCAGATATTGAAAGTGCGGTTGACTCTTTTAAAGATGGATTTGATGAATTGAAGTCATTTTTTAATAATACTAAAGAAATAATTAAAGAAATATCAGAACAATCAAACGTAAGTTAA
- a CDS encoding MBL fold metallo-hydrolase yields the protein MLRTVLHDENNSKWIMFGRDPDKNNNVIDTNEYLVSSGNESILLDPGGIEIFPSVLTSVSETVDIKNIKAYLCSHQDPDIMSSLPLWLGITPDAKIYLSWLWSGFISHFGCEYFKNFEHLADEGATIELGSNKYEFIPAHYCHSSGNFHFYDPTAKILFTGDMGAALVPLSYPIIVEDFKEHIKYMEKFHQRWMPSNKAKNKWVNRVRKLNPKILCPQHGSVFMGENVKNFLDWIEDLEVGITK from the coding sequence ATGCTTAGAACAGTATTACATGATGAAAATAATAGTAAGTGGATCATGTTTGGAAGAGACCCTGATAAAAATAACAACGTAATCGATACTAATGAATATCTTGTGAGTTCAGGAAATGAGTCAATTTTGCTTGATCCAGGCGGAATTGAAATATTCCCTTCTGTTTTAACATCGGTGTCAGAAACAGTTGATATTAAAAATATTAAAGCGTATTTATGCAGTCATCAAGATCCTGATATAATGTCATCCTTACCATTATGGCTAGGAATAACACCAGATGCAAAAATATACCTTTCTTGGTTGTGGTCAGGATTTATATCTCACTTTGGTTGCGAATATTTTAAAAACTTTGAACATTTAGCAGATGAAGGTGCGACTATAGAATTGGGTAGTAATAAATATGAATTTATACCGGCTCACTATTGCCATTCTTCTGGTAACTTTCACTTCTACGATCCGACCGCAAAAATCCTCTTCACAGGTGATATGGGTGCAGCACTTGTGCCGCTCAGTTATCCAATTATAGTAGAGGATTTTAAAGAACATATAAAATATATGGAAAAATTCCATCAACGCTGGATGCCATCTAATAAAGCTAAAAATAAATGGGTGAATCGCGTTCGCAAATTAAATCCAAAAATTCTTTGCCCACAACACGGATCCGTTTTCATGGGTGAAAATGTAAAGAATTTCTTAGATTGGATTGAGGATCTCGAAGTAGGTATAACTAAATAA
- a CDS encoding NADPH-dependent FMN reductase yields the protein MNIIILSGSHREKSQSEKISKYLKSVFINQHKASNVDIISLANNPIPLLDDQYLIGNNKKWKEIWEPISNKLISADGIVIVTPEWHGMTPSGVKNFLLLCSAHEIGHKAGLLVSVSAGMGGSYPIAELRMNSSKNSRICYIPEHLIVRDCQNVLNHSEAENPTDATLRKRIEHTTKIFLAYSAALKHVRESGVIDLKNFPNGM from the coding sequence ATGAACATAATAATATTATCTGGTAGTCATCGAGAAAAATCGCAGTCTGAAAAAATTTCTAAATATTTAAAGTCTGTTTTTATCAATCAACACAAAGCATCAAATGTTGATATTATTTCGCTAGCAAATAATCCAATACCACTCTTAGACGATCAATATTTAATTGGAAACAATAAAAAATGGAAAGAGATTTGGGAACCTATTTCTAATAAATTAATATCAGCAGATGGAATTGTCATAGTAACACCAGAGTGGCACGGTATGACTCCCTCTGGAGTTAAAAATTTCTTATTGCTTTGCTCTGCTCATGAAATTGGTCACAAAGCAGGTTTGTTAGTCTCCGTTTCTGCAGGAATGGGTGGGAGCTATCCCATAGCAGAACTAAGAATGAATTCTTCTAAAAATTCTAGAATATGCTATATACCTGAACATCTTATTGTTCGTGATTGTCAGAATGTATTAAATCACTCGGAAGCTGAAAATCCAACCGATGCAACTTTAAGAAAAAGAATTGAGCACACAACAAAAATATTTTTAGCATATTCAGCAGCGTTAAAACATGTACGAGAAAGCGGAGTGATTGATTTAAAGAACTTTCCAAATGGAATGTAA
- the flgL gene encoding flagellar hook-associated protein FlgL, producing the protein MALQPRISEMYRYGVTNDRIGNVKAIADDVNETAASGRKLKRISDDPVGTIRVLRNRNRITNLDQFRKTLDFGRGYLSKTEDALSSIYNSLIRAKELAIQQSNSTYDDPSRKAVAAEIKQILNHVIILGNTSYSDKYVFGGFQTTQPPISPDGHYLGDDGFIFVQVDEDSFRPINVNGRDVFDVPAELEGKRPPLVSILQNMYESLFYWDRDKLHQSMVDLDSVMNSVITTTASLGARRVALEDVAERLDRGESQLHNDTNNIEGADMVKSALDLKRVESAVNFTLQASSKMLTPSLLEFLK; encoded by the coding sequence ATGGCACTTCAACCTAGAATTTCAGAAATGTATCGATACGGCGTGACAAATGACAGAATTGGGAATGTAAAAGCTATTGCCGATGATGTAAATGAAACAGCAGCATCGGGAAGAAAATTAAAAAGAATAAGCGATGATCCTGTTGGGACAATTCGCGTTTTGAGAAATAGAAATAGAATTACAAATTTAGATCAATTTAGAAAGACTTTGGATTTTGGAAGAGGATATTTATCAAAAACAGAAGATGCTCTTTCTTCAATATACAATTCGCTTATCCGAGCAAAAGAACTCGCCATCCAACAGTCGAACAGCACATATGATGATCCATCTCGTAAAGCGGTTGCTGCAGAAATAAAGCAAATATTAAATCATGTTATTATTTTAGGTAACACTTCCTATAGCGATAAATATGTATTTGGGGGGTTTCAAACAACACAACCACCAATTTCACCTGATGGGCATTATCTAGGAGACGATGGATTTATTTTTGTGCAAGTAGATGAAGATAGCTTTCGCCCTATTAATGTAAATGGAAGAGATGTTTTTGATGTACCTGCAGAACTTGAAGGGAAACGTCCCCCTTTAGTAAGTATTTTGCAAAATATGTATGAATCTTTGTTCTATTGGGACAGAGATAAACTCCACCAATCTATGGTCGATCTTGATAGCGTTATGAATTCAGTTATAACAACCACAGCCTCTTTAGGAGCTAGAAGAGTTGCTTTAGAAGATGTTGCAGAACGTCTTGATAGAGGAGAGTCACAATTACATAATGATACAAATAATATTGAAGGTGCTGATATGGTGAAATCAGCGCTTGACTTAAAAAGAGTAGAAAGTGCAGTAAACTTTACTTTACAAGCCAGTTCAAAAATGCTTACTCCATCCTTACTTGAATTTTTAAAATAG
- the flgK gene encoding flagellar hook-associated protein FlgK yields the protein MVATLNHILNLGSESLQNSRTGVDVTGHNISNAQTPGYSRQLVNLETKWPIEYGLHVFGDGARIQSIQRAHDKFIEGQLRREVQIQSKTEVLAEGLKKIESFFNPDLTSTVRDRFVSFMSSIRELANFPEEPSVRINMIENGKSLAQAFNAAHANIVQVQTDANEELKQTISVVNQKIAEVAKLNGQIREMGAGNLTDVNDLEDRRDKLIKEIGSIVDINAYHDKNDQITVRGPAECLLVEGNLASRFKIEDVYTPTHMPAILISEFEKERFFEMTDFISKGKMGALLDIRDRYAQRVRDDLNELAKGFADNFNEVHRKGFGINDMHNLNGRDFFAGLNGPGEPAQDLEVDLGIVFNPNAVGIAMSADTPGDNVVANQLIKLFYEPLFDNNTTTITGIYDKMISKIGIAALRTKEEATSSQIVYDRLKSQRESVSGVSLDDEAANLLKYQHLFTASSRVITTADEMFKTVLDLKR from the coding sequence ATGGTAGCAACACTAAACCACATCCTTAATTTAGGCAGTGAATCTCTGCAAAATTCACGCACAGGAGTTGACGTAACTGGTCATAATATTTCCAATGCACAAACTCCAGGATACAGCAGACAGCTTGTTAACTTAGAAACAAAGTGGCCTATTGAATACGGACTTCATGTTTTTGGTGATGGCGCCCGAATTCAATCGATTCAACGTGCCCATGATAAATTTATTGAGGGACAATTACGCAGAGAAGTGCAAATACAAAGTAAAACAGAAGTCCTCGCTGAGGGATTAAAGAAAATTGAAAGTTTTTTTAATCCAGATTTAACCTCAACCGTTCGCGATCGATTTGTGAGTTTTATGAGTTCAATCCGAGAACTTGCAAATTTCCCAGAAGAACCTTCGGTCAGAATCAATATGATTGAAAATGGAAAATCACTCGCACAAGCATTTAATGCCGCGCATGCAAATATTGTGCAAGTACAAACAGATGCAAATGAAGAATTAAAACAAACTATTTCTGTAGTAAATCAAAAAATTGCCGAAGTTGCCAAGCTCAATGGCCAAATAAGAGAAATGGGCGCTGGTAACTTAACAGATGTAAATGACTTAGAGGATCGCCGGGATAAACTTATAAAAGAAATAGGCAGTATAGTTGATATCAATGCTTATCATGACAAAAATGATCAAATAACTGTCCGTGGCCCCGCTGAGTGTTTGCTTGTTGAAGGAAATTTAGCTTCACGTTTTAAAATTGAAGATGTATATACACCAACTCATATGCCAGCTATTTTAATTTCTGAATTTGAAAAAGAACGCTTCTTTGAAATGACAGATTTTATTTCAAAAGGAAAAATGGGAGCTTTGCTTGATATACGTGATCGTTATGCTCAACGGGTAAGAGACGATCTCAATGAACTTGCAAAAGGATTTGCTGACAATTTTAATGAAGTTCATCGCAAAGGATTTGGCATAAATGATATGCACAATTTAAATGGAAGAGATTTTTTTGCTGGCTTAAATGGCCCAGGAGAACCTGCCCAAGATCTTGAAGTGGACTTAGGCATTGTGTTTAACCCCAATGCAGTTGGAATTGCAATGTCAGCTGACACACCTGGCGACAACGTTGTGGCAAATCAACTTATTAAATTGTTTTATGAACCACTTTTTGATAATAACACAACAACAATAACCGGTATTTACGATAAAATGATCAGTAAAATTGGAATTGCTGCTTTACGTACAAAAGAAGAAGCTACGTCATCACAAATTGTTTATGATCGACTAAAATCGCAGCGAGAAAGTGTCTCTGGTGTTTCCTTAGATGATGAAGCAGCGAATTTATTAAAGTACCAACATTTATTTACAGCCAGTTCACGAGTCATAACGACTGCAGATGAAATGTTTAAGACTGTGCTTGATCTAAAGAGGTAA
- the flgM gene encoding flagellar biosynthesis anti-sigma factor FlgM encodes MSVNTVKGSGVITNPNAVAAPEAAKAEKAAPKNSAQANYAKVKDAPSIKDAANVQISPRAKELSMAKKIVEETPDVREDKVAQFKEQINKGEYKPDSGKIADGILREAIRDELAKDPSIIFG; translated from the coding sequence ATGAGTGTAAATACAGTAAAAGGTTCGGGAGTGATCACAAACCCCAATGCAGTCGCTGCTCCAGAAGCAGCTAAAGCCGAAAAAGCTGCGCCCAAAAATTCTGCACAAGCAAACTACGCTAAGGTAAAAGATGCTCCGAGCATTAAAGATGCAGCAAATGTACAAATTTCACCACGCGCTAAAGAATTGAGCATGGCTAAGAAAATTGTTGAAGAAACTCCAGATGTTCGTGAAGATAAAGTGGCACAGTTCAAAGAACAGATCAATAAAGGTGAATATAAACCTGATTCAGGAAAAATTGCTGATGGGATTTTAAGGGAAGCTATTCGGGATGAATTAGCAAAAGATCCAAGCATAATTTTTGGATAA
- a CDS encoding AMP-binding protein, whose product MSGSKFECVDRPWQNHYGQGTNCELENFEYNNLAEMVSKNSVRWKDRTAYQMILPNGMDKKITFAETEALSNYFAVYLREELKLKAGDRVAIQLPNCLAYPIVVFGCYKAGLAIVNANPLYTAHEMQHQFLDSGAKVLVIIDMFADKLKQVIPNTKIEKVVLVSVADLFSLHKKVLIKSVLKYVRKQIPVCEVHYVPFEETIKKGKKILKENKIDVINYWITVTLDDICALQYTGGTTGISKGAMLTHRNIIANMYQIIEMGKSKITNGQEVLLTVLPLYHIFAFTVNLITFFKVGGISVLIPNPRPLTNIKKAFEKADITWISGVNTLFNGLLNEKWFAENPPIHLKASIAGGAALHKAVSERWLKVTKTSVVEGYGLTETSPVVCFNPINGVVKSDTVGVPVPGTDVLLINEEGKSVPIGEEGEIAVKGPQVMLGYWQRPEETSKVLKDGWMLTGDIAVMDQDGYIKIVDRKKDMILVSGFNVYPNEVEDCIAKLQGVGEVAVIGIPNERTSEAVKAFIVKKDSDLSEKQVIEHCKKYITAYKVPKYVEFRMDLPKSPIGKILRKNLRAEELSKPHNE is encoded by the coding sequence ATGTCAGGTAGTAAATTTGAGTGTGTAGATCGTCCTTGGCAAAATCATTATGGACAAGGAACAAATTGTGAATTAGAAAATTTTGAATATAATAATTTAGCAGAAATGGTTTCAAAAAATTCTGTTCGCTGGAAAGACAGAACTGCTTATCAAATGATTCTCCCTAATGGAATGGATAAAAAGATTACTTTTGCAGAGACAGAAGCACTTTCAAATTATTTTGCTGTTTATTTAAGAGAAGAATTGAAATTAAAAGCAGGTGACAGAGTTGCTATCCAATTGCCAAATTGCCTTGCATACCCAATTGTTGTCTTTGGTTGTTATAAAGCAGGGCTTGCGATCGTCAATGCAAATCCTCTTTATACCGCTCATGAAATGCAACATCAATTCTTAGACAGTGGTGCAAAAGTTCTTGTTATAATTGATATGTTTGCTGATAAACTCAAACAAGTTATTCCAAATACAAAAATTGAAAAAGTTGTATTAGTAAGTGTTGCAGATCTATTCTCACTACATAAAAAAGTTTTGATTAAATCAGTTTTAAAATATGTTAGAAAACAAATTCCAGTCTGTGAAGTTCATTATGTCCCTTTTGAAGAAACTATAAAAAAAGGTAAGAAAATATTAAAGGAAAATAAAATTGATGTGATTAATTATTGGATAACTGTTACATTGGATGATATTTGCGCTTTACAGTATACGGGTGGAACGACTGGGATCAGTAAGGGTGCAATGCTCACTCATAGAAATATTATTGCAAATATGTATCAAATAATAGAAATGGGAAAATCAAAAATCACAAATGGCCAAGAAGTTTTACTGACTGTTCTTCCTCTGTACCATATATTTGCTTTTACTGTTAACTTAATTACATTTTTTAAAGTGGGTGGAATCAGTGTTTTAATTCCTAATCCACGACCGCTTACAAATATTAAAAAAGCTTTTGAAAAAGCAGATATCACCTGGATTTCTGGAGTTAATACTCTATTTAATGGTCTATTAAATGAAAAATGGTTTGCTGAAAATCCACCTATTCATTTAAAAGCATCTATAGCTGGTGGAGCAGCCTTGCATAAAGCAGTTTCGGAACGATGGTTAAAAGTAACAAAAACGTCTGTTGTTGAAGGTTATGGATTAACAGAAACTTCTCCGGTTGTTTGCTTTAATCCCATAAATGGTGTGGTTAAATCAGATACAGTTGGTGTGCCTGTGCCAGGAACAGATGTTCTATTAATCAATGAAGAAGGTAAATCCGTGCCAATCGGCGAAGAAGGAGAAATAGCAGTTAAAGGTCCACAGGTCATGCTCGGTTATTGGCAGCGCCCTGAAGAAACTTCAAAAGTATTGAAAGATGGCTGGATGTTGACTGGTGATATTGCTGTTATGGATCAAGATGGGTATATTAAAATAGTTGATCGTAAAAAAGATATGATACTTGTGAGCGGTTTTAACGTCTATCCAAATGAAGTGGAAGATTGTATCGCAAAATTACAAGGTGTGGGTGAGGTCGCTGTTATTGGGATACCGAATGAACGGACAAGCGAAGCTGTAAAAGCTTTTATTGTAAAAAAAGATTCAGATTTATCTGAAAAGCAAGTTATTGAGCACTGCAAAAAGTATATCACTGCTTATAAAGTTCCAAAATATGTCGAATTTAGAATGGATCTGCCAAAGTCTCCTATCGGTAAGATATTGCGCAAGAATTTGCGAGCAGAAGAATTGAGTAAACCTCATAACGAGTGA
- a CDS encoding SGNH/GDSL hydrolase family protein: protein MLKKGIVFIVTTFFCSISFAQERKNTIKEVIIFGDSLSDNGNYFQASASSANRMPLPPYFNGRATNGFVWSEYFAKSIDAKLIDFAFLGAMTSGINARYPFAIPLLTQVENYIPKLKSGGVNPANTLFVVWAGSNNIFTLDFDKPIESIKSLWNLSFDVVNSIRLLKDNGALNILVANLPDLGKIALNNEVEEYRKLSFMLSLISRTENLAVKTRVLRLNENKKIKEFKLIYFDAKELLEKIRLNPNQYNIKNSEKACYLGVPSTPANPNVACQNPRDYLFWDLVHPTTRVHCIAAYEIQMLLAKEALVKMPNENDLKKCNSI, encoded by the coding sequence ATGCTAAAAAAAGGGATTGTTTTTATTGTTACGACTTTTTTCTGTTCCATTTCTTTTGCTCAAGAAAGAAAAAATACGATAAAAGAAGTTATAATATTTGGTGACAGTCTTTCAGATAATGGCAATTACTTTCAAGCTTCAGCTTCTTCTGCCAATCGTATGCCTTTGCCACCTTACTTTAATGGACGTGCTACGAATGGGTTTGTTTGGTCAGAATATTTTGCAAAATCAATAGATGCAAAACTCATTGATTTTGCTTTTTTAGGAGCAATGACCTCAGGAATAAACGCACGCTATCCTTTTGCAATTCCGCTTTTAACGCAGGTCGAAAACTATATTCCAAAATTAAAAAGTGGTGGCGTGAATCCTGCAAACACTTTATTCGTTGTTTGGGCTGGGTCAAATAATATTTTTACTTTAGATTTTGATAAGCCAATTGAATCTATAAAATCACTTTGGAATTTATCATTTGATGTTGTCAATTCCATTCGTTTACTAAAAGACAATGGAGCATTAAATATTCTTGTCGCGAATTTACCTGATTTGGGCAAGATTGCCTTAAATAATGAAGTTGAGGAGTACAGAAAATTAAGCTTTATGTTGTCTCTCATTTCACGCACAGAGAATTTAGCTGTTAAAACACGCGTTCTAAGGCTGAATGAAAATAAGAAAATCAAAGAATTCAAACTTATATATTTCGATGCTAAAGAGTTATTAGAAAAAATTAGGTTAAATCCAAATCAATACAACATTAAAAATTCAGAAAAAGCATGTTATTTAGGCGTTCCCAGCACTCCAGCAAATCCAAATGTTGCTTGTCAAAATCCACGTGATTATTTGTTTTGGGATTTGGTTCATCCTACAACGCGAGTGCACTGCATAGCGGCCTATGAAATCCAAATGTTATTAGCAAAAGAAGCTCTTGTAAAAATGCCAAATGAAAATGATTTAAAAAAATGCAATTCTATTTAG
- a CDS encoding tyrosine-type recombinase/integrase has translation MSKDQLDNSLSKVTINSVAKESFQQELLNNTKSALSLWAQKPLTQNIHDAILHFIMSFHSPHTQRSYLNDLKNFISFTEYLNFKCENLNDITENILILWHEHLNSQKKLSQKSIRRKLVTLSSFLEFNINRNLIIENPMKFINLPKIKDESKTNAFTEEESKKIIAHLKEDLQKIMPDKIKNLRKYKTAYLKYTLISTMFAIGMRVNELCEIKIGDLEFNNEFSRVHLRTKGNKQHFVFLHEKISLIIQNYIKDIRTFAKENDYLFIRAQEVKKDTKLSQSAIYYMINSIAQKIGIEKKVSPHSCRATLATVLHKKGVPIANIQKILNHNSISTTAIYIKKADELQESAATKINIPNFKSK, from the coding sequence ATGTCGAAAGATCAACTTGATAATTCTTTATCCAAAGTCACCATTAATTCTGTTGCAAAAGAATCATTTCAACAAGAATTGCTCAATAATACAAAAAGTGCTCTAAGCCTTTGGGCACAAAAGCCTTTAACACAAAATATCCATGATGCAATTTTACATTTTATAATGAGCTTTCACAGTCCACACACCCAGAGAAGCTACTTAAATGATTTAAAAAATTTTATTTCTTTTACAGAATATCTAAACTTTAAATGCGAAAATCTTAATGATATTACAGAAAATATACTTATTTTATGGCATGAACACTTAAATTCACAAAAAAAATTATCGCAAAAAAGTATTCGAAGAAAACTTGTCACACTCTCTTCATTTTTAGAATTTAATATCAATCGAAATTTAATAATCGAAAATCCAATGAAATTTATAAATTTACCTAAAATTAAAGATGAAAGTAAAACAAATGCTTTTACAGAAGAGGAATCAAAAAAGATAATAGCTCACTTAAAAGAAGACTTACAAAAAATAATGCCAGATAAAATAAAGAATTTAAGAAAATATAAGACAGCTTATTTAAAATATACTTTAATCAGTACTATGTTTGCAATTGGCATGCGCGTGAATGAACTTTGCGAAATTAAAATTGGTGATCTAGAATTTAATAATGAATTCAGCAGAGTTCATTTAAGAACAAAAGGGAACAAACAGCATTTCGTTTTTCTTCATGAAAAAATATCATTAATTATTCAGAACTATATAAAAGACATTCGAACTTTTGCAAAAGAAAATGATTATCTATTTATAAGAGCACAAGAAGTAAAAAAAGATACAAAATTAAGTCAATCAGCTATTTATTATATGATAAATTCTATTGCCCAAAAAATTGGTATTGAAAAAAAAGTTAGTCCACACAGTTGCCGAGCAACACTTGCTACAGTTCTCCACAAAAAAGGAGTGCCCATCGCAAATATTCAAAAAATACTTAATCACAACAGCATATCAACAACAGCTATTTATATAAAAAAAGCAGATGAATTACAGGAATCAGCTGCTACTAAAATCAATATTCCAAATTTTAAATCTAAATAG